The Balneola sp. DNA segment CAAGTTGTTCTGTATTCATCATTCCCTTATTTAGTGTTCTTTAAAGTAGGTATTCAGATTCCTAATTGATTCGAAGAATCTTTATTTTTGACGAAATTTTCAAAATGGAGTCTATGTCCTGGTTTAAAAGAAAAGACGATAACATTCAAACCTCTGAAAAAAAGGAAATGCCGGAAGGCGTTTGGGTAAAGGTACCTACTACAGGGGAAACCATTCATCGAAGAGAGCTGGAAGACAATTTATTCGTTGACCCGCTCAGTGGCTATCATTTTAGAGTTGGAAGTAAAGAGTATTTCGACATCATTTTTGATAAAGGAAAGTTTGAAGAAATCGGCAACGATGTACTCCCCACGGACCCGCTCACATTTGCTGATCGTAAGAAGTACACTGATAGACTGGAAGATTCGCAAAAAAAAACCGGTCTAAGCGATGCTGCTCGTGTAGCTGTTGGTAAAATGAATGGAGTTGACCTGGTTGTGGGATGTATGGACTTTGGATTTATCGGAGGCAGCATGGGTTCGGTAGTAGGCGAGCGACTAGGTATCGCTATTGATGAAGCCCGCGAGAAGAAAATTCCTCTCATTATCATTTCCCAAACGGGTGGAGCCCGAATGATGGAAAGTGTATTAAGCTTAATGCAGATGGCAAAGACATCCGCTAAACTTGCTCAACTAGATGAAGAAGGTATTCCATTCATATCTTATTTAACTAACCCAACCACTGGTGGAGTAACTGCAAGTTATGCTATGCTTGGTGATTTCAATGTTGCTGAACCAGGTGCACTTATCGCTTTTGCGGGACCTAGAGTAGTTCGACAGACAATTGGACGAGATCTTCCAGAAGGTTTCCAAACAGCAGAGTATTTACTTGAGCATGGATTCTTAGATTTTATTGTTCCAAGAACACAAATGAAATCGAAGCTGACGAAGCTTTTGAAACTCGTTCTCAATAAGAAGTAATTCTTCACTCTCCAGAAGTTTCAGAACGTTAATAGTTATTGGTTAATGGTTACTGATATCCCAATAACCATTAACCAATAACTAATGCCCAATAACCAAGACAATGAGATTCGCAGACTACGCTAAGATTTATGTTACGGCCGGAAAAGGCGGAGATGGGTCTGCCCATTTTAGAAGAGAGAAGTTTGTTCCAAAAGGAGGTCCGGATGGTGGAGATGGTGGTAGAGGTGGTAACATCGTTCTAAAAGGAAATGCTCAGCTTAATACCATCCTGGATTTGAGATATAAAAAATATATCAAAGCGAAGGCCGGAATACATGGGGCTAAAAGCCGTAAAACCGGCGCTGATGGAGAAGACATTATCCTGGAGGTACCTCTCGGAACGGTAGCGTTTGATGCAGATTCCAGAGAACGATTAGGGGAAATAACTGAGGATGAACAAAAGCTGGTAATAGCTGAAGGTGGAAAAGGAGGCCTAGGCAACTGGCACTTTCGAAGCTCCACTAACCAAACTCCCCAGTTTGCCCAAGAAGGAAAGCCCGGAGAAGAACGGGTTGTTGAATTAGAGTTAAAGCTCATTGCTGATGTAGGGTTGGTGGGTTTTCCAAATGCGGGTAAGAGCACACTGCTTTCTGCACTTTCTGAGGCAAGACCTAAGATTGCAGACTATCCTTTCACCACTCTTGAACCGAACCTGGGAGTAGTCACTTTTTCTGATTATCGAAGTTTTGTAATGGCTGATATCCCAGGGATAATTGAAGAAGCTCACCAGGGAAAAGGACTTGGAATTCAATTCCTGCGTCATATTGAGCGCAATAATGTGCTTCTGTTTATGGTAAGTGCTGAAACAGATATTGAGTATGAGTACGAGGCACTACGAAATGAACTTAGATCTTATCGTCCTGATCTACTTGATAAACCCTCTGTGTTAGCAATAACAAAGATGGATTTAAAACAAGGATTTAAGTTAGAAGAAGAGTTGCAAATTGATGAGGAAATTCACGTTATTCACATTTCGTCGGCTACTGGTCATGGTATTGATGAACTAAGGGAAACTCTTTGGGGACTCATACAATATGCAAAAGAACTCAATTCAGAATCTTAGAACATTACTCGCTCTAAATTTAATAAATGGGCTTGGCCCGAAGCGAGTAAAACAACTCGTTCAAACCGTCAAAGATCCGGGCTCTATCTTTTCTTTGACCAAACAAGAACTTCGTCAGGTCGAAGGGATCGGTGAAGCATCCGCTTTGTCCATTTTATCATTTAATAAATGGGATGAAGTAGATTCTATACTAAAGGACACCAAAAAAACCAGATCCAGGATAATTACGCTACTTGATCCGGAGTACCCTGAGTTACTTAAACAGATTTATGACCCACCTGTTTTGTTTTGGATACAAGGTGATGCCAACGCACTTTCAAAGCCAGGTATTGGTGTAATAGGAACTCGGAATACTACTTTGTATGGTAGAAAAATGGCCGAAAAGCTTTCCAAAGAGCTTGGTGAGGAGGGATTATGCATCTATAGCGGATTGGCTGAAGGAATAGATAGTATTGCACATAAAGCTGCTCTTGAAGCCAATGCATCAACAGTAGCTGTTCTTGGGTCGGGCATAGATAATCTATATCCGCGTAGCAACGCAGATTTAGCAAATCAAATCGTAAAAAATGGTGGAGCCGTAATTACAGAGTATTCTCCGGGAGCTAAACCAGAACCTGGAAATTTTCCGATTCGAAATAGAATAGTGAGCGGATTGAGTCTGGGAGTTTTAGTAGTTGAATCAGGTATTCAGGGAGGTAGTATGATTACTGCTGATTTAGCGCTCGATCAAAACCGGGAAGTATTTACCATACCGCACACTTTGGACAATGCTTCTGGAACGGGATGTAATTATTTAATCAAAACAGGAGCTGCTAAGTTGGTACAATCAATACATGATATTCTGGATGAACTTCCTGTAGCTCAAAAAAAGAAAGGTGAAACTAAGCCATCCCCCAAACCAATAGCTCAATGGAGAAAAGAAGATTTGAGTGAACTGGATAAGAAAATCTGCGAAACTCTGGAAAAAGGAGCTCTTCAAATCGATGTTCTTGCAGATACCCTTTCCGAGCATGTAAGCCAATTATTAGTGAATCTACTCCAGCTTGAAATGAAAGGCATAGTAGTTCAAAAAGCTGGTAAAATGTTTGAGCTAAAGTAGAACAGCATTTCTGGATTGACATCCCCGGCAAATTCCTATATCATTGGCGTGCAATAGGTTTTTTCTTTACAGAAAAAATAATAGGGAATCCGGTGTAAATCCGGAGCTATCCCCGTAGCTGTAAACTCAGAAAATCATCAACCTGACATTGCCACTGTCCCGACAGTAGTCGAGATGGGAAGGCCGTTGATGAAGAGTGAGCCAGAAGACCTGCCTATTTGTATTTCAGAATTCAGGCTTTCGGAGGAAGGGCCGGGAATGGTTCGATTGCTGGCTCTAGGAACCGGCAGCCCCATCGTTTCCACACTTTTTTATCGAAAGCTCATCGGTTAACACATAATTTAAAACCATGAGCAAAATCATAACATTACTTACAATAGGGGTTTTATTGAGCACCCCTTTAAAAGCTCAAAAACAAGTCGCTGACGCACTAGATTTGAACAGAATAGTTGTTACAGCTTCCAAGATCCCTCAATTAGCAAGGGAGACAACTAAATCAGTTACTATAATAAGTAGAACTGAAATCGAACGCTTCCAGGGAGCTGATCTTGCACAACTCTTGCACCAGCAGAGTGGAATTGTTGTAAACGGTGCGGGAAGTAATCCTACTGCTGCAAAAGGAGTTTATTTGCAAGGCGCTACTGGTCAATACACTCTAATACTTATTGACGGGGTTCCTGTTAATGATCCTTCTGGAAGTGGTGGAGCATATGATCCACGACTTTTTCCACTTGGGAATATTGAACAAATCGAAATAGTAAAGGGCAGTCAGTCTACACTTTATGGTACTGATGCTATTGCAGGTGTAATCAATATCATTACTAAAAAAGAGAGCCTGGAAACCGTAAATCTTAGTGCAGGTCTTTCTTATGGGACCTATAATAGTTTTAATAGTGATATTGCTCTCCGTGGTAGTCTCAATGAAATGCTTGGGTATTCAGTAAGCTATACTCATGCTTCTTCTGATGGTACTTCAGAAGCAGAAGAGCCAGAGGGAGCAACGGGGTTTGATGACGATGGGTTTTCACAGGATGCGATATCTACCAGATTAATAGTTAATCCATTAGAAGGCCTTTCTATTCAACCCTTTCTAAACTATAGTTTCTATGATGGTGAATATGACGCAGCAGCTTTTACTGATGCCCCGGATAATACTTTTGAATTGAAGAGTTTTGTACCTGGAGTACAGTTTGGATATTCTTTGGATAGAGTTCGTGTGAATGGCTCCTATCAATACACAAGAACGCAACGTGAATTTATAAGCGGTTTTGACCCCTTTAATACAGAAGGGCGTTTTCATGATGTAGATGTTTATTCATCGGGTACTATCAGCGATCAATTTAGTGTTCTTGGAGGATTCAACTACCAGAATAACCAATTACCTGCCAGTACGAATGGTGTAGAAGAATCTGCGGATATTATCAGCCCTTACCTGACATTTTATGCTAATAACATAAACGGTTTTAGTGCAGAAATAGGCTACCGCTTAAATAGTCACACTGAGTATGGGAATAACTCTACATTCAGTTTCTCGCCTTCTTTTCAAGCCACCGAGGAGATAAAAATACTGGCTTCTGTAAGCTCCGGATTCAAAGCACCTACGTTAACTGAGCTGTTTAGTCCAGGCAATTATGGTGGAAATCCAGATTTAGATCCTCAAAAAAGCTTTTCTCTAGAAGGTGGTATAGAAACCCGGGCTTTGGATAATACAGTGCTTGTAAAAGTGCAAGGCTTCCGTCGAAGTATAGATGATGTTATTGTTTTCCAGTTTGCTTCGGATTTTTTATCTGGGAGCTATTTCAACCTGAACGAGCAAAATTTCTGGGGTATCGAAATAGATGCGGAAGCAATTGTTTCAGATGGAATTTCTTTGTCTACTGGCTACCAGTACCTGAAGGGTGAAACTATCAATGATGATGGAAATGGGAATACTTCAAAAACAAAGTCTCTTATTCGTAGACCTGAACACCGATTCAATATGCAGGTTTCTGTACAGCCTATCGACGATCTTACCATCAATGCATTGGTAGATGTGGTAGGGGAACGACCTGATACCGATTTTTCAACAGGGAATGAAGTAACACTTGATGCCTATGTGTTAGCAAATCTTCAAGTATCGTATGCAATACTTCCCAATCAATTAACCATAGTCGGAGATTTAAATAATATTTTTGACACCGAATACAATGAAACCTACGGTTTTGCAACCTGGGGCAGAAATGCAAAAATTGGCCTTCGGTTCAAACTCTAATCGCATAATTATGGGAAAATTAAAAATAGATACCAGATTTGTAGTATTGCTCCTCTTTATTTTGATAACAGGAGCATGGAGGTTTTTTATTTCATCATCAGGTGAAGTATCAATCCTAAGTAATTTTTCACCTCTTGGCGCTATGGCATTATTCGGAGGAGTGTATTTCAAGAGCTGGAAAGGGTATGCCTTTCCACTTCTTACTATATGGATCAGCGATATTTTCATGAATCGATTTATTTTTTTCGGAGAATGGAAGTTTTTCTATGATGGATTTATTTGGGTGTATGGAGCTTTCGCCCTTATGGTTTTGGTTGGCAAATGGTTGCACCCCAATAAAAGCGTTCTTCGATTTATTGGATCTTCATTACTCATCGTATTTATTCATTGGATAGTAACAGATATCGGAGTTTGGATTGGAAGTACTATTTATCCCCAAACATTGGCAGGTTTTTGGGCTTGCCTGGTTGCGGCTATTCCTTATGAGATTAGATTTCTTGGAGGTTCTTTGATTTATGGAGTGGTTCTTTTTGGTTCGTTTGAATGGGCTTCCTATAAGTTTCGGTCTCTTCAACCCAAAACTATAACTCAATAGTCATGAAGGTATGTTCTTTTCTTCCCGCAGCTACTCAAATGATGTATGATATGAAGCTAGATGGTATGCTTGAGGGCATCACATTCGAGTGCCCTGAGCAGGCTTTGAGCGAAAAGCCACCGGTAGTTCGATGTGTTCTGGAAGGAAAGAACTATTCGAGTATAGAGATTGATAAGATCTTTTCTGCCAGCAAAGCAAGTGGAAAGAGCCTCTATTATGTGGATGAAGAGCTAATACAAGAAATTGCTCCTGATGTAATTTTTACCCAGGATGTATGTGATGTGTGCCAAATTGATACAGAATGTACGTCGAGGGCTGTAGCCAAACTTCCTAAACAACCTGAGTTGATTTCTCTTACTCCACAATCCTTACATGATGTATTTGACAATGCACTTACTATTGCCAAGGCAGTAGGACAAGAAGAAGTTGCTTATCAGTATTTAGGAGGCCTTCAACAGCGTATTGATTTAATCATTGATACACTTCGTAAGCATAAAACACTTCCCAGAAGAGTTTCGCTATTGGAGTGGATTGATCCGATTTATAATTGTGGTCATTGGATTCCTCATCAAATTGGATATGCAGGCGGAGTAGATATGCTTTCTAACCCATCTAGCGATAGCATTCGAATGGAATGGGAGCGAATTGCTAAATACGATCCTGAAGTCCTGGTAATTGCTCCATGTGGGTTCAATATTGAAAGGGCAGCTGAAGAAATCGATATCCTTGTTAACAAGAAAGGCTGGGATCAGGTTTCGGCAGTCAGAAACGGTGAAGTATACCTGGTAGATTTTGATTTATTTACTCAGTCTTCTGCTGGCACTTTAGTAGATGGCATTGAAGTACTGGCTTCATTATTTCACCCCGAGATATTCAATCTCCCAAAGAGAATCTCTCATAAAGCGAAAGCTATTGAATTGATAAAACTTGGGATAAAATGATTCATAAATCGGTATTTAATTGGAGCGGGGGAAAGGACAGTTCCCTCGCTCTATTTCATATTCTTAGGGATCCTACCTATTCCATTGAATCGTTATTGAGTACGGTGAATGGGGGTAATAGTCGTTTGGCTATGCATGGGGTAAGACAAGAACTAATTGAGGGCCAAGCCCGGTCACTCAAGATCCCTTTGTTTGCTCTTCAGTTACCGGAAATGCCTTCTATGGATGAGTATAACTCAGCAATGTCGGAGACAATGAATGGGTATAAAGCTGAAGGCTTCACGCATTCTATTTTTGGAGATATCTTTTTAGAAGACTTAAAAGATTATCGGGTGAATGAGTTGAATAAAATTGGATTTAATGCGGTATTTCCATTATGGAAGAGAGATACTCAGGAACTAGTGAGCGAATTTATCGACCTGGGCTTTAAAGCGATTACGGTTTGCGTAAAGGATCAAATACTAGGTGAAGAATTTGTCGGTCGAATTATTGACAAGGAGTTCGTAAAAGATCTCCCGGACGGAGTAGACCCATGTGGCGAATACGGAGAATTCCACAGTTTTGTATTTGATGGGCCTATTTTTGAAACCCCGGTTTCATTTGAGATTGGCGAAAAAGTACTCAAGAGATATAAAAATCCTGATCCCGATAATAATGATTGCAGGCTTTCAAATGAATCAGACCCTAATAAGATGGGATTCTGGTTCTGTGACTTAATTCCGAAGTAATGTATTTTTCATTCTGAGGCCTATCTTTCGTACGACTACTTTGGAAGGAGGACTACTGCCGAAGAATCTAAACGAATAGTTGATTAGATCCTTCGCAGGTATGCTCAGGATGACCTTAAAACAAAAGTGCCTAATTACTTCTGGAATACCGCTAAGCCGAAATAGCAAGGCTCAACAGAGCAAGAATACATCGTAACAGAAACTTTGTATCGTCCGGATCGTTCGGAATCGAGGTATACAACCGGGTAATCATCTTCCTCTATATCAGAGTCCATTTCATTACCCTCCGAATCATACAGGTAAAGATCTAAGTCTTCACAATCCTCATCACAAAATCCCTGGAATACATATTCTTTTGAAGAATCGAGGTAGAATGTCCAGTCATTATCTGAACCCTCATTGATAGTCCCAATGATGTAATTTTTTACTGAATAACCTCTATCGGAGATATTATCATAAGCATTTTGGATTTGAGTCCATACCACATCGGTATAAGATTGTGCCTGTGTTGGAATGCACAGAATCGTGAGCATAGCAATGCCTAAAGATATTCTTTTTATCATTTTGTCGTACCCTTAATTAGCGATTAATTTCGCGAATATACGTTTATGCACCCAAATCTTTCAACATAGAATCTATCACGAAGCCCAAAGAGGCATCTGTTTCGTAATATTTATCCGCACTTTCGAGAGAGGTATTTACGCTGCAATAGAATTTAATCTTTGGCTCTGTTCCGGAAGGCCGGGCGGAGACAATACCTCCGTCTTCTGTAATAAACTGAAGCACATTGGCTTTAGGTAGGTCAATTGGAGTTACCTCTCCGGTCTCAAGATTCTTTTCTTTTTGAGTCTGGTAGTCTTTAAGAATGGTTAGTTTTGAACCACCTAAACTCTGAGGAGGATTACTTCTGAAATTAGCCATCATCTGCTGTATTTCCTCTGCACCTGCTTTCCCTTTTTTGGTAACGGAAACCAGTTTCTCTTTGAAAAAACCATGTTCAACATACATTTCCAGTAGAGCCTCAAATAGGCTGCTGCCCTTGTCTTTGTAGTAGGCGGCCATTTCAGCAATAATTACTGCTGATACTACTGCATCTTTATCTCGAACATGCTCACCGATTAAGTATCCATAGCTTTCTTCACCACCAGCAATAAATTGTTTTTTGCCCTCCAATTCGGTGATTAGTTCACCAATGTATTTAAATCCGGTTAAGGTGTTGTAACACTCTACTCCATAAGATCCAGCTATTCTATCGATGAGGTAGGAAGTAACAATGGTTTTAACGATGTACTCATTTCCAGTGAGCTTACCCGCTTCTTTCCAGGCGGTAAGCATGTAATTGATAATCAGGGTTCCAGTCATATTTCCGTTAAACAGAATCCACTCATCCTTATCATTTTTTACTGCAATACCCACTCTATCGGAGTCAGGATCGGTAGCCATTACAAGTTCAGCATCAATCTCTTTTGCTTTAGCCATGGCCATGCTTAGCGCTTCCTGTTCTTCCGGGTTTGGGTACACCACTGTAGGGAAATTACCATCAACAACCATCTGCTCTTCAACCAGGGTTACATTCTCAAAGCCATATGCTTTTAGAGCAGGAGGAACCGAAACTCCACCGGTACCGTGAATAGGGGAGAAGACAATACTAAGATCTTTTTGCCTTTGGATGGCTTCTTTGGAAACCGAAAGCTTAACTAACTCATTTAAGTACTTTTGATCAATTTCTTCGCTAATACTCTCAATGTTTTCAGGATTTCCCTCAAACTTCACTTCCTCAACGTTGGAAATTTTCTGAACCTCTTCCATCACCATTTTATCATAAGGTGCAACAAATTGACCCCCATCAGCACCATAAGCCTTATAACCGTTGTATTCTTTAGGGTTGTGAGAAGCAGTAAGTACTACTCCACTTTGGCAACTAAGCTCACGGATAGCGTAGGACAACTCCGGAGTGGGTCTCAAGGCTTCGAAGAAATAGACGTAAATACCATTGGCCGAAAACACATCAGCTACAACTTGTGCCAGGGTATCTGAATTATTCCTGCAATCATAGGCAATAGCAACTTTGATTTGTTCATTGGGGTAGGTCTTTTTAAGAAAATTGCTAAGACCTTGTGTAGCCATACCAAAGGTATATTTGTTTACCCTGTTTGAGCCAACCCCCATTATTCCCCGAAGCCCCCCTGTACCAAACTCCAGATCTCTGTAAAAAGCATCCGTTAATTGAGTAAACTGTTCTGTATCCAACATGTGCCGGATGGATGCTTTTGTTTCTTCATCATATCCACCAGTTAGCCATTGATCGATTTTCTCTTGTACAGATGCTTCTAGATTACCCATTGAGGAAAGTTTAAAGGTTCGATTTTAGAAATGCGAATATAGAAATTTATCAAGTTTAATTAGAGTATTTGCTGGCTACGACTATAAAGCTTTTGTAATCATTCTTTTTTGGGATTAGCGAATGCTCGTAAAAAGATTCCAATATGGTCTGAAAAGATGGTTTTTCTCTTTTTTTGAGCTTATTATCTTCGGTTAGCAATCAAATCATAATCGCATAGTACTGTGAATACAAACAAATATTTAACATTCTGTTTTATCCTTTTGATTGGATCCGGTTTTGCTTGTAAAAGCTCTCAAGGAGTAGCGGATAATTCGTCTTCAAGTGAATCTCAGGATGCAACCACTTCTCAATCACCTTCTGCTGAAGAACTAGAGGAGTTATACTGGCAACGGATTCAAGAGTCTAAAATGAATTTTGTACAGGCAGATGTTGACTTCATGACTGGTATGATCGCGCATCATGCGCAGGCACTTATTATGTCTGACTTGGCACCAAAGAATGGCGCAAGTCCGGAAGTTCAACGATTGGCTTCAAGAATTATCAATGCCCAGAAAGATGAAATTGCCACAATGCAAACCTGGCTAAGAGATCGAGGACAGCCCGTGCCAAAAGTTCGTATCGAAGGGTTAATGCTTATGATTGATACAGAAGGTGGAGAACATATGGGGCACGAAGGACATGGTGCTCATGGAGGGCATAGTAATCACGACCATATGAATATGGTGGGTATGCTTACCCAAGAGCAGTTGGCTGAATTATCGGAAGCCAAAGGCATCGATTTCGACCGTTTATTTTTGGAGTATATGATACAGCACCACATGGGAGCCGTTACAATGGTTGAAAAACTAATCAGTACGGATGGTGCAGTTCAGGATGAAGGGTCTTTTCGATTAGCAACTGATATCAATGTTGATCAGATTACAGAAATCGAACGTATGAAATTAATGCTCCTGGGTATTACTCCAGCCGAAGAATTTGACTAATTACATTTATCAATAACTCAATAACCAATACATAACAGCATGAATAATTTTTCATTCAAAAAAATGATGGTTCCTTCATTGTTAGCTATGGTGGTAGTAGCATATGCTTGTTCACCATCGGCGCCAACAACTCAGGCTCCATTTACTGCTCCGCAGGTAGCAACACTAGATGAGATAAGTGCTCCAAGTCCAGACCCAAGGGTAGGATTAGGTGCCGGACTTTTTGATGCGGAGGAAGCAATCTGGAATATGGAAATGCTATCTACAACTCCCCCGGCAGAAGACTTTCTGGGTGTTACTAATTCCGATTTAGCCTTTCAGGGCCCTTATGCATTTCAAGGAAACTACAACGGTGTGATGATTTGGGATCTAACAGACCCTACATCTCCTGAATTAGTGAAAGATTATCTTTGCCCTGCTTCTCAAAGTGACGTGTCTGTATACGAAAACCTGATGTTTGTTTCTGGTGAAGGATTTGGTGGTCGTCTTGATTGTGGTACTCAAGGTGTTCAGGAAGCTGTTTCTCAAGACAGACTTCGTGGTATCAGAATTTTCGATATCACTGATATCCAAAATCCTGAGTACATCGCTAACGTACAAACGTGCCGTGGTTCACATACTCACTCTGTACTAAAAGATCCGGATGATAATGACAATGTATATGTGTACGTATCTGGTTCAGCAGGTATCCGTCCGGATGAAGAATTACCTGGATGTTCAAACGCTCTTCCTGAAGACGATCCAAATTCTGCATTATTCAGAATTGAAGTAATTAAAGTTCCTCTTGCTAGCCCCGAAGATGCGGCTATCGTCAGCTCTCCTCGAATTTTCGAGGACTTAACAGCTCCTCCTACCCATGGACTTGCTCCTGCTGATAAAGAAGCGTTACGAGTTGCAAAAGAGAACGGAGCAATCACTTTTTACCGTCTCGGAACAGAGCGTGTACTAAACTGGGGATTTGCCGGAAGATTAATTCAAAACAGAGCTGTTGAAAGAGGAGGAGAAGGAACTACTCCTACTGCTGAAGACACTGCTTATGTTCGTGAAAACGCAACCAACATGATCAATGAAATGTTTGGTACAGGTGAATCTGATCGTGGGCCAAACCAGTGCCATGATATCACACTTTACCCTGAAATTGGCTTAGCTGGTGGTGCATGTGAAGGATATGGATTGCTATTGGATATCTCCGACCCTGTAAACCCTGTTCGAATCGATGCTGTTGCTGATTCTAACTTCTCATACTGGCACTCTGCTACCTTTACTAATGATGGTAGCGCAGTTCTATTTACTGATGAGTGGGGTGGTGGTGGCCAGCCTAAGTGCCGTGAGTCTGATCCTTATGAGTGGGGAGCAAATGCAATCTTCACTATTACTGAGGACAAAAAGCTTGATTTCCAAAGCTACTATAAACTTCCTGCTCCGCAAACTACTGAGGAAAACTGTGTAGCTCACAACGGTTCTATGATTCCTATTCCTGGCCGCGACATTATGGTTCAGGCGTGGTATCAGGGCGGTATTTCAGTATTTGACTGGACTGATCCTGCTAACCCAGTTGAAATTGCGTTTCACGATCGCGGGCCTGTATCTGCTGAAAGAATGCAGTCTGGTGGCAGCTGGTCAGTATACTGGTACAATGGCATGATTGTAAGTTCTGAGATCTCTCGTGGACTTGACATCTTCGATCTTACTCCAAGTCCATACCTAACTGTTAATGAAATTGAAGCTTCTAAAACCGTAGTGCTGGATTATC contains these protein-coding regions:
- a CDS encoding DUF305 domain-containing protein, with translation MNFVQADVDFMTGMIAHHAQALIMSDLAPKNGASPEVQRLASRIINAQKDEIATMQTWLRDRGQPVPKVRIEGLMLMIDTEGGEHMGHEGHGAHGGHSNHDHMNMVGMLTQEQLAELSEAKGIDFDRLFLEYMIQHHMGAVTMVEKLISTDGAVQDEGSFRLATDINVDQITEIERMKLMLLGITPAEEFD